The DNA window GCCCTTCGGCAACCGGTGCCGGCGTGGCCGCGGACCGGTTCAACTCCGTCTGAAGCTGAGCGTGGCAAAGCTTTGCCCGAAGGATGCGGGCGTCCTCGGCGTTGATCTTGAGATGGTTCGCAACGGCGCGGGTGAAGTGCTCGCCTCCGACCTGGATTGCCCGGGCGAACAGGATGTCGCCGGCCCTGGCGACGACCGCCCGGGTCGCATGAGCGCCGATGTCGACAAACAGGTTGACGCTTTCCTGGTCGCTCTTGCGGCGATAGACGTGCGAGAAGCAATCGATCAGGGCCTTGGGCTCGACATTCATCCCGACGACGTCGAGCTTGGCCTTGGCGGCCGCGGCGAGGAACTGGTTCACCCATTCACGCTGGGCTGCCATCACGATCACTTCAGACTTCTGTTCGCCGTCGGCAAATACTTCCCCGGCAACGATGTGCCGCATGAGCGCGTGCGACGGGTCGTACGGCAACTTGCCACGGCATTCCCATGGCAGCGCCGACTTGAGCGCCGCTTCGTCCATTTTCGCCATCCGAAGATGCTGGATGCTCATCGCCGAGGCGGGCATCGACAGCACAACACGGCGGCCACGGAAATTGCCTTGAGTCAGCAACTCCCGCACGTTCTCGGTGAAGAACGAAAGCTTGCCGGCGGGGTCTGATTTCAGATGGGCGGGGACGTCGGTGCGGGCGGCGGCGACGAGCTTGAACTCTCCGCCGGTGCTGTCCACCTGCGCCAGCCGCAGCGAATCGCTGCCGAAGTCGACGCCGATGGGATTGGCGGTCGGGGCGAACCAGCTTTGTACAAACGACAGCATTGCACCGCCTCCACAGGGTTCCGGCGGCCGGTCGGGCCGACGCGGAAGGTCTTCCGCGGTCGATCCGTCTTAGCGCCGTCACCGACCTTGGAACTACGATTCGCCACAGGCTGGGTCAAACGGGGCAAGTCACGACACGTGGAGAGGACCGGCGGTGGCTTGACGCGCCTGAGGCGACTGCTGGGTGTATCGACAGCGCGTGTGGCGACGTTTAGTCGGGAACCGCGTGGGGAGGTGAATTATCGGCGGGCCGTTGTGGTGCGGCCGTCCCGGCATGAATTGCATGCAGGGCGCCAGCACTACAAAAGCTGAATCCCCTACCAAATCCGAAGCGGCGTTCTGTGAATGGGCGACAAGCAATGTGGAACGATCATCCGATGGATCGCGTTTCACGTCGCTCGAAGAAGTTCCCCTGCAAGCGCATCGGCAACATCCCACCCTCTTCCGGACAGTTTTGCGGACGTGGCAGTCACTTCCAGGAGACCCAGCTTGCCGTACCGATCAAACTCGGCGGCGAACAACTGGCGGGCGTCATAACCGGTTCGATCGGCAAAATCGGCAAACTCGATCCCGGATGTCAGCCGAAGGCGCAGCATGGCAAGTTCGCCGGCCCGTTGCTCGGGCGTCAGTTGCTCGGCATCTGTCGTGGGTAGTCTGCCTTCGGCGATGGCCGACTCCCACTCACCAAGGTGAGGTCGGTTCCTCCAGCGGGTGCCCTGGACGTGCGATGAGCCGCTCGGTCCCAGGGCGACGTAGTCGTCGCCTTGCCAGTAGGCGAGATTGTGCCGGCACTCGGCAGCGGGGCGCGCGTAGTTGGATACCTCGTAGGCCGGCATTCCCAACGCCGCCAGACGATCCCGG is part of the Humisphaera borealis genome and encodes:
- the pilM gene encoding pilus assembly protein PilM, translating into MLSFVQSWFAPTANPIGVDFGSDSLRLAQVDSTGGEFKLVAAARTDVPAHLKSDPAGKLSFFTENVRELLTQGNFRGRRVVLSMPASAMSIQHLRMAKMDEAALKSALPWECRGKLPYDPSHALMRHIVAGEVFADGEQKSEVIVMAAQREWVNQFLAAAAKAKLDVVGMNVEPKALIDCFSHVYRRKSDQESVNLFVDIGAHATRAVVARAGDILFARAIQVGGEHFTRAVANHLKINAEDARILRAKLCHAQLQTELNRSAATPAPVAEGRNIRGENDISGVGSRFGAESPSCDADAPQDSNAGDCRDAERVNLACAEPVGRLVQELNLCRRYHEATFPNAHITRLIFVGGEARHRSLCQTIAREMDLAAQVGDPMVRMARTTDVGPESGIDRRLPQPDWAVALGLSMGPQGVPAAATATAAKA